GTAGGTGGCGTCAATAAACATTTTTCCCTGATAGACGTTACCGCTCAGGGTTTTGAAGGACGCGATTCCACCCGATTTTTTGGTAATGCCCTTGGCCGATCGGTCGAGCCATTCGTCACGGTACACGGTCAGATTGTATTCTTTGACAAAGTCTTCAAACACCTGCTCAGCCGCGTGAGGCTCAAAGATCCACATGGTGCGGTTGGTTCCGTCGATGGCCGGCGTGCCCTGGCCTTTGTTGCCGTATTCGGCCTTTTTCTGCCATTTCCACGATTCTTCTTTTTGATAATGCGTATACAGGCGTTGGTAAAACTCGCGTGACAGTCCGCCGATGACTTCTTTATTGCCCGTATCGGTGAAACCCAGCCCTCCTGAAGAGAGGCCACCCAAGTGTTTATCGGGTGAAACAATCAGCACAGTTTTGCCCATTTTTTTCACCTGCACCGCCGCAATGACCGCGGCGCAGGTGCCGCCGTAGATGATCACGTCGGCCTTTCGCACCGCCGTTGGGTTGGTTTGAGCAAATGGCTCAATTCTTGAAATATTTCCCGGAAAGATCACGATTATTGCCCAAAGGCTACCCAAAACCGTTGTTTTCCTTAGTGCCCCGAAGGGTTTCACGATGCGTTGAAAAATGTTCATTTCAGCAATTCAGTCAATGGAAAGTATAAAACAATAAAAGGGATTGGCGAAAGCTTTTTTACTCCCAAAAAGCCGTTAAAACCGGAATGAACTGATGTTTGGCTAGATGCACGACGCCAATTCCATTTATAAATCGTCCGGCACTGTATTTTAAGATAATATATGGCAGTAAATCAAGGTATAAATTGTCTAGAATAGCCCAAAGCATACAACCTATGAAACAGGACTTTTCTTATAAGAAGCCTCATATGGTACTCATTTATTTAGACAAAACCATTTTTTTTTTGAATTAAATACATATTTTAAACAATTGTTTAAAATATGTATTTAAAATATTTGGTGAATAAAAAAATAGTTTTCACCTTTGAGGCAGGTTTTGAAAATCAGGAGGTTAAAGTGACGTGTATTGCTCAATCAAGTGAAGAAAGAATTAAAGAAGCAGCCAAGACTGTTTTTTTAAAAAAGGGGTTTGCGGGGACTACAGCGAGAGACATTGCTGAAGCTGCATGCATGAATATTGCCCTGACCAATTATTATTTCAGAAGTAAGGAAAAGCTTTTTCTGGAAATCTTTAAAGACCTGTTCAGCCATTATTGCAACAATGCGCTGAAGATCTTTGAAAAACCGATCAGTATCCGTGAAAAACTGATAGAACTGATCGAAGAAGATTTCCAAATGATGAAAAAAGAGCCGAGTTTGGTTCTGTTTCTAATGACGGAAATTCACCGTGACCCGGAGCGTCTTTTACCGGAGTTGTCGGGATTTAAAGAGTTATTGAATGTGACGCTGACCAATCAGATTCGTGAAGAGATCGAGAATGGCAGAATGCGCGCCATTTCAGTGGAGCATTTGATGCCTCTGATTATGGGGAGCCTACAGTTTATTTTTGTCGGCAAAAATTTGAACATGAAGATGTACAATGCCTCTGAAGAAGAGTTCAATACCTTTGCTGAAAACCACAAAAACCTCATTATCAGCATGATCACAGAGTATCTTTTTATTTCTGAAACAGTCACGTAGTATTTGGGGCCGGGTCTGAACATTTTTTTCAAATAATTGTTTGTAAAACTAAGCCATTAATGCCCCTTGCGTACTCTTCCTGAATGACTGAAAACGATGAAATAATTCGATAACATCAATTTGGACTGATTTACATATCTGACACATTAACAGTATGAGTAATAAATTACAAAGCAGAGTCGCAGAATTTAAAGACGCTGCGGCGATCAAAGAAAAAGGGCTATATCCTTATTTCAGGCCCATTGAATCAGGGCAGGATACGGAAGTGATGATCGGCGGAAAACCCGTTTTGATGTTTGGTTCCAACTCATATTTGGGGCTTACCAATCACCCCTACATTATTGAAGCTTCGCAAAAAGCAGCTCAAAAATATGGCACAGGCTGCGCAGGCTCCCGATTTTTGAACGGAACACTGGATATCCACATCGAGCTTGAACGCCGTCTTGCCGCGTATACAGGCAAGGAAGCAGCCATTCTTTTCAGTACGGGATACCAAGCCAATTTAGGCGCACTGTCCTGTCTTACAGGCCGTCATGATTATATTTTATTGGATGAGATGAATCATGCGTCGATCATTGACGGGAGTCGTTTGTCGTTTTCCAAGGTTGTCAAGTATGCCCACAATGACATGAACGACCTTCGCAAAAAGTTGAGCCTTTTACCGGATGAAGCGGTTAAATTGATTGCAACCGACGGGATATTCAGCATGGAAGGGGATATTGTCAAACTGCCGGAATTGAATAAAGTGGCGGCGGAGTTTGATGCAGCCGTGATGGTAGACGATGCGCACAGTTTGGGCGTGATCGGCGAAAAAGGAGCCGGAGCATCGTCTTATTTCGGATTGACCGACAGCACTGATCTCATCATGGGCACGTTCAGCAAATCCCTTGCTTCGTTGGGTGGTTTCATTGCCAGCGACAGTGCCACCGTTGATTACCTCAAGCACCGCGCCCGGTCGCTTATATTCAGCGCCAGCATGACACCCGCCACCGTGGCGAGTACCCTGGCAGCCCTGGATATTATTGAAACCGAGCCGTTCCATATTGAGCAGCTTTGGGCCAATACACGCTATGCCAAAGAGTTACTCCTTATCAACGGCTTTGATCTGGGACATACCGAAAGCCCTATTTTACCGGTATATATCAGAAACAACGACCTGACGTTTATGATCACCAAACTTTTACAGGAAGATGGTGTCTTTGTAAACCCCGTTGTTTCGCCCGCCGTTCGTCCCGAAGATACCCTGATCCGGTTCTCTTTGATGGCCACGCATACGTTTAGCCAAATTGAAGAAGCCGTCGACAAAATGGCCAGAATTTACCGCAAACTTTGTCCGCAGTTGATACAACAAAATATATGATTCACATAGCTTCCGTAGACTCAAAAAAGGAGCTTGGTCAGTTCATTGATTTTCCGCACGATCTATATCGCAACGACAAAAATTATGTTCCTGAGCTTTTTATTGCTCAGCGAGACATGCTGACGCCCGGTAAGCATCCCTTTCATGAGCACTCTCAAGTGAAGCTTTTTCTTGCGTATATCGGTCAACGTGTAGTGGGGAGAATTGCCGCTATCCTCAACCGGAACCATAATGCGTTTACGGAACGGAAAGACGGATTTTTCGGATTTTTTGATTGCATTGATGACCCGAAAACGGCCGATTCGTTGATTGAGGAAGCTTCGGCATGGCTCAAATCGCAAGGCGCAGTGCATTTGATAGGTCCCGTCAATTTTTCCACCAATGACCCCTGCGGCCTGTTGGTAGAGGGTTTTGAGCGCCCGCCGATGGCCATGATGCCCTACAATGCGCCCTATTATGAGGTGCTGTTGATGCAGGCGGGATTACGCAAAAAGACCGACCTTCTGGCTTATGAGTTGGAAGTAAGCAATTCCAATGACCGTTCGATAAAGTTGCTGGACACCTTGCAGGAACGACT
Above is a window of Runella slithyformis DSM 19594 DNA encoding:
- a CDS encoding TetR/AcrR family transcriptional regulator is translated as MYLKYLVNKKIVFTFEAGFENQEVKVTCIAQSSEERIKEAAKTVFLKKGFAGTTARDIAEAACMNIALTNYYFRSKEKLFLEIFKDLFSHYCNNALKIFEKPISIREKLIELIEEDFQMMKKEPSLVLFLMTEIHRDPERLLPELSGFKELLNVTLTNQIREEIENGRMRAISVEHLMPLIMGSLQFIFVGKNLNMKMYNASEEEFNTFAENHKNLIISMITEYLFISETVT
- the spt gene encoding serine palmitoyltransferase, producing MSNKLQSRVAEFKDAAAIKEKGLYPYFRPIESGQDTEVMIGGKPVLMFGSNSYLGLTNHPYIIEASQKAAQKYGTGCAGSRFLNGTLDIHIELERRLAAYTGKEAAILFSTGYQANLGALSCLTGRHDYILLDEMNHASIIDGSRLSFSKVVKYAHNDMNDLRKKLSLLPDEAVKLIATDGIFSMEGDIVKLPELNKVAAEFDAAVMVDDAHSLGVIGEKGAGASSYFGLTDSTDLIMGTFSKSLASLGGFIASDSATVDYLKHRARSLIFSASMTPATVASTLAALDIIETEPFHIEQLWANTRYAKELLLINGFDLGHTESPILPVYIRNNDLTFMITKLLQEDGVFVNPVVSPAVRPEDTLIRFSLMATHTFSQIEEAVDKMARIYRKLCPQLIQQNI